The following proteins are co-located in the Apium graveolens cultivar Ventura chromosome 5, ASM990537v1, whole genome shotgun sequence genome:
- the LOC141724982 gene encoding cysteine proteinase inhibitor B, whose amino-acid sequence MAAKTHAILTLLLLSALAIASPATALGGSVVGGRTKISSVESNQEIQQLGNYSVTEYNRQQHQSRNGDGGDTNGDLKFVKVVAAEKQVVAGIKYYLKIVAAKGGNKKTFDAEVVVQAWKKSKQLMSFAPSPRN is encoded by the coding sequence ATGGCAGCAAAAACACACGCAATTCTCACTCTCCTCCTCCTCTCCGCCCTCGCTATCGCCTCTCCGGCCACCGCTCTCGGCGGCTCCGTCGTCGGCGGCCGAACCAAAATCTCCAGCGTCGAATCCAACCAGGAAATTCAACAATTAGGCAATTACTCCGTTACCGAATACAATCGTCAGCAACACCAGAGCCGTAACGGAGACGGCGGAGATACTAATGGCGATCTGAAGTTTGTTAAAGTCGTAGCGGCGGAGAAGCAAGTAGTGGCGGGAATTAAGTATTACTTGAAGATCGTTGCGGCGAAAGGTGGAAATAAGAAGACGTTTGATGCGGAGGTTGTTGTCCAGGCCTGGAAGAAGTCCAAGCAGTTGATGAGTTTTGCTCCGTCGCCGCGTAATTGA